Within Marispirochaeta aestuarii, the genomic segment CCTGCAGAAAACAGTGACCCTGTACGACACAACAGATTACGCCCATCGGGGCCTGGTACTGGAACAGGAAGTACTGGACGAATCCGGCTTTGTGTACCGCCGTACCGAACGCAGCTACAACTCTGTCCCGGTATACTATGCGACGAAGCATGTCGGCCGGGGAACGGTGTACGAGCAGAACCTGCAGGTCGGCTCGGTGTTCCCGCAGCTGACAGAGGAACGGACGACACAATGGGAAAAGTCGAGCGGCCCCTATGAAGGCTCAACGATTACCAGGAGCTACACCTACGACGAGTACGGGCTTGTCCGTACCATGCGTGAGAGTACCGAGAGCGGCAGCGATGAGGATACCCTCTGGCTCTCGATTGACTACGACAGGAGTACCGTACTGACCCAGGATCGCTACTGCGTGGGCCTTCCGACAGAGCTTGTCGTACAAAGCGGAGGAGAAAGCGGAAATACCCTGCGGCACCGGGAAGGAAGCTACGATGACACAGGACACCTTGTAAGCCTTACGACCTGGGAAGACGAGGATACATCATCTACAACGACCCTCACCTGGACCGAGAACGGCTTGGTACAGAGTATTATCGATCCCCGGGGAACCACTGTCCTCTACACCTACGACGATACCCTTGATCAGTTTGTGGAACGAATCGAAACCTCGGGAAGCGGCATAGCCGGGTATACAACGCAAATGGCCTGGGATTATACTCTGGGAGTGATGACCGAACGCACCGATGCCAACGGCCTGACCGAGAGAAGCGAATACGACAGCTACGGACGGCTGACTGCCGTCTATACCCCCTACGACGAGAGCATCCCGGCAGTACACTACGACTACGAGCATGCCGGGGATGCGTACTGGCGGAGCATCACCGAGAACAAGATCAGCACGGACCCTGAAAACGAGGAGACCCTCCGGACCATTATAGCAATCGACGGCCTTGGCCGAACAATCTACAGCGCCAAGAGCGGTGTGATGACCGATGAAAACGGAAGCGGCGAAACAGGCTGGAACGTAAGCGGAGCAGTCCGCTACGACAAAAAAGGACGGAGCATCGAAGAGGGGCAGCCCGGGTTCAGTCCCGGCCCTGATGACCCTGTCCCCGCAACCATGCGGAACGGGACGGTGACGGACTACGACATTCTGGACAGGCCCATACGGGTGGAACTGCCGGACGGCTCGGTCATGACCACTGAGTACGGCATAGAAGAAGGCCTCCCGAGAACCATCAGCACCGACCCGGAGGGGCGGGTAACAGAAACCCTGAGCGACCAGCGGGGACGTATCGTTGAACTGCGGAAGAAGTACCAATCCACCCTGCTCATGAAGAGCGCCTACAGCTACGACGTGCTGGGACAGCTGTGTGAAGCGGTGATACGGGATGAAAATGTAAGCGGATCACCTGAGTACAGAACGGAATACGAGTATGACCTCCGGGGCCTCCAGACCGCCGTGGAATCGGCTGACACCGGACGCACGACCTTGAGCTACGACGCGGCAGGACGCCTTGTAAAGAAGGTGAGCGCCGTACTGCGGGAAACCGGCGGAGCGGTGAACTACGAGTACGACGGCCTGGGGCGACTGATACACATCCGCTACCCCGACCCCGGTATGGATGTGAGTTATCAGTACGGAACGGCCGCCGCGGCCATCGAGTACGGGGCAGGACGGCTGTTGAGCAGAAGCGACGAATCAGGGAGCATCGACTACGAGTACGGAAAGATGGGTGAGGTTATTGCAGAGACCAGGACCCTGAGGCGCCTTGACCCCCTCTCGACCACCCGGGAGGCCCGCATCGAGTACCAGTCGAACTACCTGGGCCAGATGGAGAGCGTGAGGTATCCTGACGGAGAGGAGATCCGCTACGACTATGACGAAGGCGGGCAGGTAGTCCATGTTGAAGGCGTCCGGCCAAACGGAAGCACGACCGTATTCGTCGAGAGAATCGGTTACGACGAGTTCGGCCAGCGGAGCTATCTTGAATACGGCAACGGGGATGTGACCCGTTATACCTACGACCCCGAACGCCGCTGGCTCAGTACCTTGAACACAGAGAACCAGTGGGGACGGAACCTGCAGAACCTGAGCTACAGCTTTGACAATGTGGGAAACATCGAGGAGCGGAGAGACGCAAGCGGCAGGTACATGGGCACCCAGAGTTACAGCTACGACGGGCTCTATCAGCTGGTGGGAGAAGAGGGGACCTACGTGAACAAACCCGCCGGCCACACCAGCTGGACCGATCGCTACAGCCAGAGCTTCAGCTACGACGGCCTTGGGAATATCCTTACGAAGACCAGTACGGAAACCAGAGTCCCCTCGGCCTCTGTCCGGCCCCTGAATTACGAGCTGGACTATGAGTACGATGAACAACGTCCGCACCTTGCAACCAGGATAGGGGAGCTCTACTACAGCTACGATGCCAACGGAAATGTAACGAGGGAATCGACCCTGCCTGACGGCCAGTCCTCCGCCCATGAAGCCCCGAACCTGAGCACCATCGGGGATGTCCGCCGGGCCGACCAGGCCTTCGGCTTTATCAACGAAGTGGAAAGCGGAAACGAGAACGAGTACATCCGCAGCTTCAGCTGGGACGCGGAGAACCGCTTGAAGAGCGTCCTTACCTCCAACGGAAAGAGTGTGAAGTTTCTGTACGATGCCGACGGCAAGCGTACCACCAAGTATGCAGGGGACGGCTCCTACACCGAAGGCATAAGTGGCGAAACCCTCTACTTTAACGAATGGTGGACCGAAACCGCCGACTCCGGCAGCTTCCGCAGAGCCAAGCACATCTACGTGGGAAAGGAGCGCATCGTAACCCGCCTGAGTAACCCCTCCACGGGAGGAACTCCCTATGAAGACGTTAACACCTACTATTACCACCCCGACCACCTGGGAAGCGCCCACTGCATCACCGACCCCCAGGGAAACCCCTACGAGAGGATAGAGTATACCCCCTACGGTGAGATGTGGATCGAGATACAGGAGGATGAGGCTACAGCAAGTTATAACTACATACCCTTCCGCTTCACCGGCAAGGAGATGGACCGTGAGACCGGGCTGTATTATTACGGGGCGCGGTACCTTGATCCGAAGACGTCGAGGTGGATGAGCGGGGACCCTGCGGGGTACCAGCTAATGAATCCGATGGATGGAGAGGGGAAGCCGAGGCAGGGATACAGCATAGTTGAGGCGACGAACTGGTATTCGTATACAAATAATAATCCTATTATTTACGTTGATCCAAATGGAAATATATCAATCAAGTCAATATTTAATATCGGGCAATTAATGGTTTCTAATCCACAACCATTGGGAACACCAATGGAGGCACCACGCTCTGCATATGGAAAACAGTTTACTACCATTCAAGATTCGAGAAACGCGACCGCAAAAGTATTTAATGCAATCGGTTTCTTACCATCGGGTGTGACTCAAGTCTTATCATGGTTAGCTGTTGCTGCGGGTGCGGCTGAAGGTGACGTTAATCCAAGTGTTGTTAAGTATGAAGTACGGAAAGCTTTTATTACTGGTGCAAAAGATGAAATAAAGGTAATTGATGCGATAATTAATGGAGTCGATCCCAGTATTGACAAAGATTTTATTGATTACCTTTCTGGCCAGAAAAGCTTACTGGAAAGTGAGTTATATGCAAATCAAGAATATGATGCAGAGCAAATTGAAAAAATAAAAGACGATTTTAGGATGTACGCTGGCGAAGGAATGGGTGGCCGAGGCGGACAAATACCACAATACGAGGATAATAGACCTACATCGATACCAACTGATTCGATTGATTATTGGAAGGAATACAATGAGGCAAGGTAAGTCACACAAGAAGCCAAGGATATTCTGGATATACTATTTCTTTATTGCTCTCCCTTTCTTTGCATACAGGTTTTTCATTTGGGAGCCGAGTCCGTATAGAGAAAAACTACCGGATTGGTTTAATAGCGTTGAAAAGCAAAT encodes:
- a CDS encoding RHS repeat domain-containing protein; translation: LQKTVTLYDTTDYAHRGLVLEQEVLDESGFVYRRTERSYNSVPVYYATKHVGRGTVYEQNLQVGSVFPQLTEERTTQWEKSSGPYEGSTITRSYTYDEYGLVRTMRESTESGSDEDTLWLSIDYDRSTVLTQDRYCVGLPTELVVQSGGESGNTLRHREGSYDDTGHLVSLTTWEDEDTSSTTTLTWTENGLVQSIIDPRGTTVLYTYDDTLDQFVERIETSGSGIAGYTTQMAWDYTLGVMTERTDANGLTERSEYDSYGRLTAVYTPYDESIPAVHYDYEHAGDAYWRSITENKISTDPENEETLRTIIAIDGLGRTIYSAKSGVMTDENGSGETGWNVSGAVRYDKKGRSIEEGQPGFSPGPDDPVPATMRNGTVTDYDILDRPIRVELPDGSVMTTEYGIEEGLPRTISTDPEGRVTETLSDQRGRIVELRKKYQSTLLMKSAYSYDVLGQLCEAVIRDENVSGSPEYRTEYEYDLRGLQTAVESADTGRTTLSYDAAGRLVKKVSAVLRETGGAVNYEYDGLGRLIHIRYPDPGMDVSYQYGTAAAAIEYGAGRLLSRSDESGSIDYEYGKMGEVIAETRTLRRLDPLSTTREARIEYQSNYLGQMESVRYPDGEEIRYDYDEGGQVVHVEGVRPNGSTTVFVERIGYDEFGQRSYLEYGNGDVTRYTYDPERRWLSTLNTENQWGRNLQNLSYSFDNVGNIEERRDASGRYMGTQSYSYDGLYQLVGEEGTYVNKPAGHTSWTDRYSQSFSYDGLGNILTKTSTETRVPSASVRPLNYELDYEYDEQRPHLATRIGELYYSYDANGNVTRESTLPDGQSSAHEAPNLSTIGDVRRADQAFGFINEVESGNENEYIRSFSWDAENRLKSVLTSNGKSVKFLYDADGKRTTKYAGDGSYTEGISGETLYFNEWWTETADSGSFRRAKHIYVGKERIVTRLSNPSTGGTPYEDVNTYYYHPDHLGSAHCITDPQGNPYERIEYTPYGEMWIEIQEDEATASYNYIPFRFTGKEMDRETGLYYYGARYLDPKTSRWMSGDPAGYQLMNPMDGEGKPRQGYSIVEATNWYSYTNNNPIIYVDPNGNISIKSIFNIGQLMVSNPQPLGTPMEAPRSAYGKQFTTIQDSRNATAKVFNAIGFLPSGVTQVLSWLAVAAGAAEGDVNPSVVKYEVRKAFITGAKDEIKVIDAIINGVDPSIDKDFIDYLSGQKSLLESELYANQEYDAEQIEKIKDDFRMYAGEGMGGRGGQIPQYEDNRPTSIPTDSIDYWKEYNEAR